The Actinomyces viscosus genome segment ACACCCCGCCCGTGACCAGCCCGGAGTGGTGGACGTATCACAGAGCACACCGTGAGGAAGCTTCTGCGCATGTCCTAGGCTAGGCCCGGATGTATTGCGGTGGTCTCACACCACCATCCCCGACCAGTGAGGAGACCCAGGGTGGCCTTGGAGAAGAAGTCCCCGGAGGACGACGCCGACAAGAGCTCGGAGAAGGTCTCGAAGAAGAGCTCCAGCAAGAGCAGCGGGAAGAGCACCGAGAAGGCCTCGACGAAGGACAAGGACTCGGCGAAGTCCGGGAAGACCTCCTCGAAGGACTCCCAGAAGAGCTCCGCCGCGTCCGAGAAGAAGGACTCCGAGAAGAAGGACAAGGCGGGCAAGAACGCGAAGAAGAGCTCGTCGTCGAAGAAGAAGAAGCACCCTGAGCGCTCGGGCAACCCGGCCAAGGCCGCCAAGGCCCTGGAGGAGGAGTCGCGCGCCGCGGCGAACCGGGTCTCGCGCACCCCCACGAAGGTCAAGGACACCGCCTCGCCGCGCTGGTACGCCCCCACCATGGTGACGCTCCTGGTCATCGGGCTGCTGTGGGTGGTGACCACCTACCTGTTCAACGGCCTGTACCCGCTGCCCTACTTCGCTAAGCACCACGCCACCGACTGGCTGTTCAACGGCAACCTCTACATCGGCTTCCTCATCATGATGTCGGGCTTCCTCGGCCTGCTGCGCTGGAAGTAACGCGTCGAGAGCGTTCCACGCTCAGCCGACGTCGCCTCAAGGCCCCCGAGCACTGGCTCGGGGGCCTTGTTGTCAGTGCTCCTGACCCGGCGGCCGAGGCCGTCCACAGACCGCCTGTGGATCAGTGGACAACTCGCTCCCCACGACCCACCCCGACTTTCCCCAAGTGTGGACACACCTGTGGATAACTACACGGCTGTGTTTCCACACCTGTGTCCCCAGGTGTGGATGAACCACACCCGTGTTCTTCCACCGATGTCATTCCCTCTCCTCCGGGCTCCAGCGACCTGTCAGGCGATGAGGGCCCGGACAACATTGAGCCCCACGAGCACCAGTGCGATCGCGACGGTTCCCACCACCCCGACGGCCTGCCGCTTTCCGCGGGGAGCCCAGGCGTAGACCGCTGCGACGATCCCGCCGACGACGAGCCCGCCGAGGTGCCCCTGCCAGGAGATGTTGGCCCCCAGGAAGGAGATGACGGCGTTGATCACCAGCAGCGCCACGATCCCCGAGGTGTCGCGCCCGAAGCGCCGCTGAACCACGAACATGGTCGAGAACAGGCCGAAGACCGCGCCCGAGGCCCCCACCGTCATCGTCACCCAGGAGTCGGTGCCCGGCCAGGAAAGCCAGTAGATCGCCGTCGAGCCGCCCAGCGCGCTGAGCAGGTAGACGGCAGTGAACCGCCAGCGCCCGAGCACCGGCTCCAGCGCCCCGCCCAGCACCCACAGAGCCCACATGTTGAAGCCGAGGTGCATGTAGTTCGCGTGGAGGAAGGCGGTCGTCAGGAACCGCCAGGGCTCACCGGCAGCCTGCGCCGGCACGAAGGCCAGCCGGGCGTCGAGAGCCGGCGTGAAGATCTGCAGCACGTAGGCTGCCACGCACAGGCCGATGAGCACCTTGGTGACGACGGCGTCGGACACCACGCTCCCGCCCAGAAGGGTGCGCGCCTGGCGCCGGCCGGCCTGAGACTGTCGAGCGCAGTCCACGCAGTGCACCCCCACGGTGCTGGGCACCTGGCAGGCGGGGCAGGTCGGTCGCTCGCAGCGCTGGCAGCGCACGTAGGCCACCGTGTCCGGGTGGCGGGGGCACACCGGTGGCGCCTGCTCGGCGGACGAGTTCATTGAGGTCATCGAGTACTCCTGTGGGGATGATGAGGGCTTGACGTGTCGTCACGGGTAGGACCGGGTACGACGACGCCGCCGGGACGCAGGTCCCGACGGCGTCACAAGGGGCGAGTCACACCCGGTGTCCGGTCGCTCTGTTGGCTCAGCAGTCAGGTAGGCGGCGGGTCGGTCGCGGATGAGAGTCCGACCAGTGCCCTGATGAGGACTACTCGGTGATGTCCACCGAGGTGATGATGACGTCCTGCACCGGGCGGTCACGGGGGTCGGTCTCAACGGCGGAGATCGCGTCGACGACGGCGCGGGAGGCCTCATCGGTGACAGCACCGAAGATCGTGTGCTTGCCCTGAAGCCACTCGGTGGGGGCGGTGGTGATGAAGAACTGCGAGCCGTTGGTGCCCTTGCCCAGGCGGCGGCCGGCGTTGGCCATGGCCAGGACGTAGGGGGCGGCGAAGGTCAGGGAGGCATCGATCTCGTCGTCGAAGACGTAGCCGGGGCCACCGGTGCCGGTGCCCAGCGGGTCACCGCCCTGGATCATGAATCCGGGGATGACGCGGTGGAAGATGACGTTGTCATACAGGGGAGCATGGGACTCCTCGCCGGTGCGAGGATCCGTCCAGGCCTTCTGACCGGTGGCCAGTCCCACGAAGTTGGAGACGGTCTCGGGAGCCTGCTCGGGGTAGAGCTCCAGGCGGATATCGCCGAGGTTGGTGTGAAGAGTCGCTTCCATAGGTGCCATGGTGGCACGCTCTCGCGCCCATCTGCATGATCCCTGAGTGGCGTGCGACGCTGTTCACCCCAGGCAAAACGCCTGGACATCTTGTGTGCCCGATCGGGCAACGGTGCGAACATTAATGCACGTTGCACAACGACCGTCTGTATCCGTATCCGACCTGGGAGGCAATCATGTCCTGCCTGACGAAGACATGCTGCGACAAGAAGCTCGACACCACTCACCTGCGCAAGGAGGCAGCATCCTTCGCCGAGTCTGTCGTCGATCAGGCTGAGCGGGCCGCTCTGTGGGCGGCACCGCACGTGAGCAAGGCCGCTGAGGAGGTGGCCCGCGCCGCGAAGGACGCACAGGAGCGTCTGGAGCCGGTGGTCAACGAGGCTCGCCAGCGGGTTGTCGAGGACTACATTCCGCGTGCGCAGCGCGCCGCCGTGGCTGCCCAGGCCGCAGCGGGTACGGACGGTACCCTGACAGAGCGCGCCCAGCGCGTGGCTGTTGCCGCAAAGTCCGCCGCATTGGAGGTTCCCGTGAAGAAGCAGAAGAAGCACCGCGTGCTCAAGACCCTGGGTTGGCTCGCCGTCGCCGGCGCGGCCGCCGCCGGCGCCTACGTCATCTGGCGTCGCAGCCAGCCGGTTGAGGACCCGTGGGCCGAGGAGTACTGGGCCGACTCCACCGAGGAGGAGGCCGGCTACGGCATCAGCCCCGAGGACGCTCAGGCCTGACAGCCCCCAGATCCACCGACGACGACGCCGTGCCGACTTCCTTGACCGCACGGCGCCGTCGTCGTGCCCCCGTGGGTAGCCTGGGGGTATGAGCGCCTTATCTGTTCCCGCCATCGCCCTGACCCGTGGAACCAATGGGGAGGAGGTGCTCATCCCTCAGCTGGGAGCCGGAACCTACAAGGTGGCCGACGACGAGGCCGAGCGAGTTGTCCGCGATGCCTTGGAAGTGGGCTACCGGCACATCGACACCGCCCAGATGTACGGCAATGAGGCGGGCGTGGGACGGGCGATCGCGGCCAGCAGCCTGCCGCGCCAGGACCTGTTCATCACCTCCAAGCTCAACAATCCCAACCATCGGCGCGACGACACGCTGCGCAGCTTCGATGCCACCATGGAAGCACTGGGACTGGAGGTCCTCGATCTGTTCCTCATCCACTGGCCGCTGGCGGACTCGACCGGGATCGATCTGGTGGATACCTGGCGCACCATGATCGAGATCCTTCACAGCGGGCGGGTGCGCGCCATCGGGGTGTCGAACTTCCAGCCCGATCATCTTCACCGGATCGTTGAGGTGACGGGCGTGGTGCCGGCGGTCAACCAGATCGAGCTGCACCCCTGGCTGATCCAGGCCGAGCTGCGCCGCGTGCACACGCAGCTGGGGATCGCCACGGAGTCCTGGTCGCCACTGGGCCGGGGCAGGCTGCTGAGCGACCCGGTGGTCGTGGAGATCGCCACGGCCCTCGAGGTGAGCCCGGCCCAGGTCATCATCCGCTGGCACCTGCAGAACTCGCTGGTGGTCATCCCCAAGTCGACCCATCGTCAGCGCATGGCCACTAATGCCGAGGTCTTCGCCTTCACGCTCGACGACGCCCAGATGTCGGCGATGGACGCCCTGGACCGGGACGTGCGCACCGGCTCCCACCCCGATCAGATTCAGGTGTGAGCAAGCCGGGCCGGGCTGCGACGTCGGCCCAGTCAGGACCGGTGGCGGTGGACCCGGAATCCCGGCCCGATGTCGCCGGCCGGTACCAGCTCGGCCAGCGCGACCGGGTCGGACAGCGAGCGCGCTGCGACGAAACCGGTGATGGTATCTACGCCGTAGTCGAGGAGCACGGGGTTGAGCGGCGTCGACGGTCCAACGAGAACCGTGTGCGCGTGGCGGGAGAGCTCGATGAGCCTGGGCGCGGTCTTGTTGACGAAGCTCGACGAGGAGATGAAGACGACGTCGCACTCGGGCAGGATGTACTCGCAGGCGCTGTCCGGCCAGTCGCCGGGCTGGAGGTTGCGCTCAAGACAGATGTACTGCCCGGCGGCTGCCAGGGCCGCCTCGGCGAAGGGGAAGTGACCGATGACCGCGACCCTCTTGCCCACGATCATCTCCCGGTAGGGGTCGAAGACCTGACGCCAGGTGAGCCCCTCGCCGGTGGGCTCGAAGCCGTTGGCGGAGGCGGTCTCCTCACGCGAGTACCAGGAGTTGATGGCGGCCTGGCCGATGCTGGCCTCGGCAAGATTCCATGACCTCACCAGGGCGGCGACGTCACGTAGCGGGCGGCCCTCAAGCGGGCCCTCCATGAGGGCCGGTCGGCTCTGGACGTCCATGGTCCAGGCCGAGCCGACGCCTCCGGCGGAGCTCAGGACGCGGCTCCAGCGCGATCCCCGACCGGCCGCACGCACGACGACGTCACCGGGCAGCGCGTCAAGAAGGGCGTCGTAGATCTCCCACGGATGTGCCATGAGGGGTCACCTTTCAGTAAGTACAGCCTATCCTCACTATCATAAGCGCCCCCGAGCAGGTCGCACAGGCCCTCGTACGCCTCGTCGGCAGAGACGCAGCGCTATGTGCCCCATCCCAGGAGGAATGCTGCGGAATAACTATTTCACCAGGGCACGTAATTAACAGGAGGAGATTTTCTCGTGACCCGGATTGCTGTTGCGTTGCGAGAAGCCGCGTAGGATATTCTGCCATTTCCACCGGTGCTACCGTGACTAGGCCCATGCCCCTAGATCGAGGTACTGCTTCATGCTTCGCCGCCTCTTCACCCGTTCAGACACGACGGAATCGACGTCAGCACGCCACGCGTTGAGAAGGTCGCGCAGCCACCGGCGGCGCGGCGCTGCTGTCTGCGCGCTGGCACTGGCGGGAGCGGCTCTGGGTAGCGTCACGCTCCCACCCCCTCCGGCTGAGGCAGTCCACGGCGACCCCGCCGGGGGCCTGGGTCGCTTTGCCCCAGTCATCGACTGGATCGACTGGACCGGCATGACCGGGACTCGTACAGAGAGCGGGGTGCACATCCTCCCGGACGGAACCACCGGCGTCGCCTGGTCCACCCCCACTCAGGTGTCCGGAGATATATGGCACACGAGTCGCTGCACCATCTCCAACGTGGTCACCACCAGTGTAGGAAGGAACGAGGCCGGGCTGACCACTCGCAGAGGAATTACCGTTGGGTACAACACAGGCACCTGGCGTGGCGATGGCCTGGCGCGTCTTTACAACAACGGAGCCAATTACAGGAACGGAGTTGCTACCGGAGGCTCTACGCAATCCAACCTGCTCATCGGAGTCGGTAACCTTCAGGACTCTTCTGCGCAGCAGTTTCAGATGAGTTGCCGGTCCTACCTGGTGACCTCCTCCGTCAGGCCTGACAAGAGCCGGCTCGAGTCCATTCCCAACAAGGTCGAGCTGCCGATGGAGGGGATGGTCTTCGCCGACGCCGAGGCCTCCAACTGGACCAACGCCTCGAAGGAGCACATCACCGTTTCTCCGAGTCCTTATGACGCTAACCGGGACGTCTCGTACCGTCTTCTGGAAACCGCTCAGTCAGCGGGATGCGGCACCAGCTCCTGGGGCGGGTTGACGACGGTGTCGACTCCTGTGGGCAACCGCAACGGCATCAAGCTGCGTACGGATGACTCCGAGTGCTCCTACCAAGATGAGAGCTCATACGGCCCTTCATCAGTAATCTTCATCAGTAACACCAGTAATATTTCTGTTGAGGTGAAGGGAGGCGGTAAGAGCGCTGTGGCTCTTGGTGTCGTCTCCTATATCGACTACGGCGACGCACCCGGCAGCTACGGTACTGCGGGAAGTGTCTACCAGCCGTCCTGGAACGGCGGCCAGCTTTCCGGCTACGGAACGCTCGATATCTCCTCTCAACGCGGACCCGCCCAGGCTGAGAACGGTACCTGGCACAACCTCTCTCAGGCAGCCAGGCAGCAGCGCGTGGCCTCGGCTGGTCCGGCTGTGGTTCGTCTGGGCGAGCTGACTGATAATGATCAATCGATCGTCTACAGCGCTGACGCCAGTGCGGACGACACCACCGGCACCGATGACGAGGACGCCCTGCCCACCAGCTGGGACCGGGTCATCTGGACCGATATCGGCAAGCAGTGGAGCCAGCAGATCACCTGCTCAGGCCAGGACACCAAGGTCGCCGGCTGGATCGACTGGAACCACGACGGCGCCTTCACCCCCACCGAGCGCTCCGAGGTCACCACCTGCACCAGCCAGGGCACCGCCACCCTGACCTGGACAGTCCCCCAGGACGCTAAGCGCGCCACCCTGAGCGGCAACCAGGCCACCACCTTCATGCGCCTGCGCATCACCGGCCCCCTGGCCAACGGTCAGGCCGCTGAGGACCCCCAACCCACCGGCATCGCCCTCAACGGCGAGGTCGAGGACCACCCTGTCCAGGTCCAGCTCCCCAACCTGACCATGACCAAGACCGTCGATAACACCGCCGCCGGCGCCCTGGGCCTGAGCCCCAACGACTGGACCCTGAGCGCCACCCCTGCCAACGGCACTGCCGCCACCGGTCCCGGAGGCTTCACCTCCTACCAGCCCGAAGGCGACACCGTCCTGTCGGAGTCCTCCACCTCACCCAAGGCAGCCGGGTACAAGCCCAGCATCGCCTGCACCCCCCACGCCAGCTCCGACCTGACCGAAGCCACCTCATCCTTCGACGACGCCACCAGCACCCTCCACCTGGCCACCGGCGAGTGGATGCACTGCACCATCACCAACACCGCGCAAGCCGGCCAGATCACCTGGACCAAGACCGACCAGGACAACAACCCCCTGGCCGGCACCGTCTTCACCCTGGCCGCCACCAGCCTCACCGGCGGCCAGGTCACCGTTGCCGACTGCGCTACCGACAACGGAGGCGGAACCACCTGCCCCACCGACTCACCCGACCAGGACCCCCGACCCGGCTACTTCAAGGTCACCAACCTCACCTGGGACCAGTACACCCTCACCGAGACGCAGGCCCCCACGGGCTACCAGCTCTCCATGGTTCCCATCACCAAGACCCTTGACGGCTCCGCGCCCCCCGTCAGCGCCACTGACACCACCCCCACCCTCGACCTCGGCCACATCGTCAACAACCCCATCCAAGGCACAGCCACCTGGACCAAGACCGACGAGACCGGCCACCCCCTCCAGGGCTCCCAGTGGTCCCTCACCCCCCTGGACGCCAACGGCCACCCCGTCACCGATAAGACCCGCACCGTCACCGACTGCACCACCACCTGTCCCCAAGGCAGCCTCGACACCAACACCCGGCCCGGCGCCTTCACACTCCCAGGCCTCACCTACGGCACCTACCAGCTCACCGAGACCAAGGCCCCCGCCGGCTACACCCTCGATGCCACCCCGCGCACCATCGCCATCACCACCCACGACCAGGTCATCGACCTGGGCGCCATCACCAACCGCAGGACCACCGTCCCCGCCATCCCCCTCACCGGCGGCAGCGCCACCACCACCTACCTCATCGCCGGAGGGGCGGTGCTGGGGATCACGGCGTTGGTCATGGCGATCCAGGCGCGCAAACGCCGTCGAGCCCTGGACTCATGACCGACTCATAACCTGAGCGAATGGTCAGGTCGCGTCTGATCGGCCGCAGACACCTCGTGTCTGCGGCCCATCTGTATGAACCATCAGACCGGGTACCTCACATGAGCGGCAGGAGGATATCGGTGACCGCTTCGACAGGCGGGGTGGTCGCCGCGTCGGTGAGGTACTCCTCGACGATCGGGTGGTCTCGCGGCTCCTCGCCCGAGCTCGGCAGCCACTGACCGTAGAGCCACAGGTAGGCGGCATGCATCGAGGAGTACGGACCGATGTAACGCATGATCGCGTACCGGCCGGCCGGCACCATCCTCTCTGCGAGGTCGTGGGGGATCCTCGTGTCGGGATCGACGACGGTACCAGCCGCCGAGCGCAGATCAGCCGGGGGAACGGCATCGGGATCGTCCTCATAGATGGCGACCATTGAGTTCCCGGCTCTCATACGGTCCTTGACCCGACTGAATGCTCGGCTAATATCCAGATAGGAACCACGGTGCTCAGCCACAACAAGTCGATAGCCGGCCCGTTCCTCCACGCGCACCGGCCACCCTGGAGCCTCTCTCACCGATGACGTCGATCCGGTCCCGCTGCTCATCGCCAGTGAGTCTGCCGATACCGGGCGGCCACCGATGCGGAATCGACCGGGAGTCGTCCCGTAAGAGCGAAGAAAAGCCCGGCTGAATACTTCGGTGCCGGTGAACCCGGCTTTCCAGGCGATCCGTTCCACCGGCCACGAGGTCTCGGTGAGCATGGCGGCCGCCCGCTCCAGACGGAGACGGCGTACGGTCTGGGCGGCCGTCTCCCCGCGCACCGCCCGGTAGATGCGGTGCCAGTGAAAGCGGGAGAACCCGGAGACGTGAGCGAGAGTCTCCAGGCTGAGATCGTCGTCGAGATGGGCGTAGATGTAGTCGGTGACGGCGTCGAGCTGGCGTTGGTACTGCTCAGCCCTCATGCGCCCGAAAGGACCCCGATGGACAGGCGAATCGAGCCATCGGGAGCGTAGTACTCGTAGTCAGCACAATAGTCACGGGCCAGATCCTGGCGAGACCAGACGCCCACCCACGCCTCGTAGATACTCTCCGGGCGTGCGTCGACCACCGTCATGATCTCGCGACTGGACCCCGGGACCGTCACAGTCACCTGGCCCGGAGGAACCGGACTCCCGACCTCAATGCGCCTGCCGATGACGAGGGTGTAGATGCCGTCGACATCGTCGCCGGGAGTCTCGTAGTCGGTGTAGACCGCATAGACGCCGGGGCCGACGCCAGGCTTTTCGGGATCGAGGAGCCCGGCGTCGGCAGCGTCCCGCCAGTGAGGAGGAATGGTAAGAGACGCCTCGCGGTTCGATGTTCGAAGAGGCAGACCGACAACGTCGAAGGACTCAATCGTTTCTCTCATGCGCACCATGATGCTCGTATGGCACCCAGAACTCACCGACGATTCTTGCGGACTTGGAGAGGATGT includes the following:
- a CDS encoding cell division protein CrgA, encoding MALEKKSPEDDADKSSEKVSKKSSSKSSGKSTEKASTKDKDSAKSGKTSSKDSQKSSAASEKKDSEKKDKAGKNAKKSSSSKKKKHPERSGNPAKAAKALEEESRAAANRVSRTPTKVKDTASPRWYAPTMVTLLVIGLLWVVTTYLFNGLYPLPYFAKHHATDWLFNGNLYIGFLIMMSGFLGLLRWK
- a CDS encoding rhomboid family intramembrane serine protease, producing the protein MTSMNSSAEQAPPVCPRHPDTVAYVRCQRCERPTCPACQVPSTVGVHCVDCARQSQAGRRQARTLLGGSVVSDAVVTKVLIGLCVAAYVLQIFTPALDARLAFVPAQAAGEPWRFLTTAFLHANYMHLGFNMWALWVLGGALEPVLGRWRFTAVYLLSALGGSTAIYWLSWPGTDSWVTMTVGASGAVFGLFSTMFVVQRRFGRDTSGIVALLVINAVISFLGANISWQGHLGGLVVGGIVAAVYAWAPRGKRQAVGVVGTVAIALVLVGLNVVRALIA
- a CDS encoding peptidylprolyl isomerase, with product MEATLHTNLGDIRLELYPEQAPETVSNFVGLATGQKAWTDPRTGEESHAPLYDNVIFHRVIPGFMIQGGDPLGTGTGGPGYVFDDEIDASLTFAAPYVLAMANAGRRLGKGTNGSQFFITTAPTEWLQGKHTIFGAVTDEASRAVVDAISAVETDPRDRPVQDVIITSVDITE
- a CDS encoding aldo/keto reductase; protein product: MSALSVPAIALTRGTNGEEVLIPQLGAGTYKVADDEAERVVRDALEVGYRHIDTAQMYGNEAGVGRAIAASSLPRQDLFITSKLNNPNHRRDDTLRSFDATMEALGLEVLDLFLIHWPLADSTGIDLVDTWRTMIEILHSGRVRAIGVSNFQPDHLHRIVEVTGVVPAVNQIELHPWLIQAELRRVHTQLGIATESWSPLGRGRLLSDPVVVEIATALEVSPAQVIIRWHLQNSLVVIPKSTHRQRMATNAEVFAFTLDDAQMSAMDALDRDVRTGSHPDQIQV
- a CDS encoding Rossmann-like domain-containing protein codes for the protein MAHPWEIYDALLDALPGDVVVRAAGRGSRWSRVLSSAGGVGSAWTMDVQSRPALMEGPLEGRPLRDVAALVRSWNLAEASIGQAAINSWYSREETASANGFEPTGEGLTWRQVFDPYREMIVGKRVAVIGHFPFAEAALAAAGQYICLERNLQPGDWPDSACEYILPECDVVFISSSSFVNKTAPRLIELSRHAHTVLVGPSTPLNPVLLDYGVDTITGFVAARSLSDPVALAELVPAGDIGPGFRVHRHRS
- a CDS encoding CshA/CshB family fibrillar adhesin-related protein; amino-acid sequence: MDWTGMTGTRTESGVHILPDGTTGVAWSTPTQVSGDIWHTSRCTISNVVTTSVGRNEAGLTTRRGITVGYNTGTWRGDGLARLYNNGANYRNGVATGGSTQSNLLIGVGNLQDSSAQQFQMSCRSYLVTSSVRPDKSRLESIPNKVELPMEGMVFADAEASNWTNASKEHITVSPSPYDANRDVSYRLLETAQSAGCGTSSWGGLTTVSTPVGNRNGIKLRTDDSECSYQDESSYGPSSVIFISNTSNISVEVKGGGKSAVALGVVSYIDYGDAPGSYGTAGSVYQPSWNGGQLSGYGTLDISSQRGPAQAENGTWHNLSQAARQQRVASAGPAVVRLGELTDNDQSIVYSADASADDTTGTDDEDALPTSWDRVIWTDIGKQWSQQITCSGQDTKVAGWIDWNHDGAFTPTERSEVTTCTSQGTATLTWTVPQDAKRATLSGNQATTFMRLRITGPLANGQAAEDPQPTGIALNGEVEDHPVQVQLPNLTMTKTVDNTAAGALGLSPNDWTLSATPANGTAATGPGGFTSYQPEGDTVLSESSTSPKAAGYKPSIACTPHASSDLTEATSSFDDATSTLHLATGEWMHCTITNTAQAGQITWTKTDQDNNPLAGTVFTLAATSLTGGQVTVADCATDNGGGTTCPTDSPDQDPRPGYFKVTNLTWDQYTLTETQAPTGYQLSMVPITKTLDGSAPPVSATDTTPTLDLGHIVNNPIQGTATWTKTDETGHPLQGSQWSLTPLDANGHPVTDKTRTVTDCTTTCPQGSLDTNTRPGAFTLPGLTYGTYQLTETKAPAGYTLDATPRTIAITTHDQVIDLGAITNRRTTVPAIPLTGGSATTTYLIAGGAVLGITALVMAIQARKRRRALDS
- a CDS encoding AraC family transcriptional regulator, whose product is MRAEQYQRQLDAVTDYIYAHLDDDLSLETLAHVSGFSRFHWHRIYRAVRGETAAQTVRRLRLERAAAMLTETSWPVERIAWKAGFTGTEVFSRAFLRSYGTTPGRFRIGGRPVSADSLAMSSGTGSTSSVREAPGWPVRVEERAGYRLVVAEHRGSYLDISRAFSRVKDRMRAGNSMVAIYEDDPDAVPPADLRSAAGTVVDPDTRIPHDLAERMVPAGRYAIMRYIGPYSSMHAAYLWLYGQWLPSSGEEPRDHPIVEEYLTDAATTPPVEAVTDILLPLM
- a CDS encoding GyrI-like domain-containing protein: MRETIESFDVVGLPLRTSNREASLTIPPHWRDAADAGLLDPEKPGVGPGVYAVYTDYETPGDDVDGIYTLVIGRRIEVGSPVPPGQVTVTVPGSSREIMTVVDARPESIYEAWVGVWSRQDLARDYCADYEYYAPDGSIRLSIGVLSGA